A region of Acidisarcina sp. DNA encodes the following proteins:
- a CDS encoding helical backbone metal receptor has product MKRLLLLLLLLVFLSPATCVASRTLTDELGRTVVVPDHPHKLVCLAPSIVDDVYSLGAGSDVIAVSEYTTYPAEAAKKQTIGAPLNPSLEKIIALHPDLILGTGGMNRIPAIDQLARYGIPVFMVNPHGIDGIHKSIASLGNALNRQSEAAALLRDLGAREQAVRVRIHGKPLVRIFMPVWYDPIVTIGRHAFLTELIEVAGGSSITDDIAQEWPQVSLEVILARQPDALLLIRNSKFSLAELANKPGWQALKPVREGRVFYVDQRIELPSPAAIYAMEDLAKQLHP; this is encoded by the coding sequence TATTGCTGCTGGTGTTCTTGAGTCCTGCAACGTGCGTGGCTTCGCGAACGCTGACGGACGAACTCGGACGTACCGTGGTGGTTCCTGACCATCCTCACAAGCTGGTTTGTCTTGCGCCCAGCATCGTGGACGACGTGTATAGCCTTGGAGCGGGATCGGATGTAATTGCCGTTTCTGAGTACACCACCTACCCGGCCGAAGCTGCGAAGAAGCAGACCATCGGCGCTCCGCTCAATCCTTCGCTCGAAAAAATTATCGCGCTGCACCCGGACCTGATCCTGGGCACGGGAGGCATGAACCGAATCCCTGCGATCGATCAGCTTGCCCGTTATGGGATTCCGGTGTTCATGGTCAATCCTCACGGGATCGATGGTATTCACAAATCGATTGCGAGTCTTGGAAATGCGTTGAACAGGCAATCGGAAGCGGCAGCTCTATTGCGTGACCTGGGAGCGCGCGAACAGGCGGTGCGCGTACGCATTCACGGCAAGCCGCTCGTCCGGATATTCATGCCTGTTTGGTATGACCCGATAGTGACAATCGGCAGACATGCATTCCTCACAGAGCTGATAGAGGTGGCAGGCGGAAGTTCGATTACAGACGATATCGCGCAGGAGTGGCCGCAGGTAAGTCTCGAAGTAATTCTCGCTCGCCAGCCCGATGCTTTGCTCTTGATCAGGAATTCGAAGTTCTCGCTTGCCGAACTAGCAAACAAGCCGGGATGGCAGGCGCTGAAACCCGTGAGAGAGGGGCGCGTTTTTTACGTGGATCAACGCATTGAGCTGCCAAGTCCGGCCGCGATCTATGCGATGGAGGACTTAGCCAAACAGCTTCACCCATAG
- a CDS encoding TonB-dependent receptor → MIRVRRFSCLSFALCLSMKLAALGGSASISGTVVDPTGAVVRGATVDVLAHNTTVVAVTTDESGHYTAAVPSAGTYEVRVLAPGFNASESEAVVSASSETTVRNIMLRLNRLSQEVTVTATAIPTLESHLGAAVTVLGENQIGGTDEVQEPLRWIPGVQMAQSGRVGGTTALYIRGGNSDANKVLIDGIPMNNIGGSVEFADISSAALSRVEVLRGPNSSAYGADAMAGVVSLTTRSGSTPLPEITYIGDGGNFASFRNEASVGGKWKTADYFADFSRLDTSNDLPNDRFHIATASGNVGWNLFSNSSLRATLRHDQLAGGQPNAVLLYGIPDDAKQVNEDSYFGATFETQTTAAWHSLVRYGGLRLRSNYTDFAPTGIPQYQDSVTYASCTPQTDPNCAVADYLGAPVTIHGANGYTVSGQAIFQYPMQYPYSYPISTDRDLVQAQSDYRVRPHLLALVGFEYEDERGYSGGRSNSIERRNSNYTLLFQGDIKGRLFYTMGTGVENNALFGVVPTPRASLSYMLRQPIQSALLGGTRLRASFGKGIKEPSIFEQTDSLHDQLAALPNGSQIISQYHVGKIGPEWSRTYDGGVDQELFHGRAKIGITYFHNQFTNGIEYIPSEGLIQLGVPSSVAKAAAYGATVNSQAFRAQGVESEAQVQILRDLFVRGGYTYLDAVVERSFSSDAIGPTYNPSFPTIAIGAYSPLIGSRPFRRAPHSGYFGVSYAHGRFSSQMTGTLVGKRDDSDFLAYDANYMPTMLLPNRNLDGAYQRVDLSASYTVTSHLQMTSQLQNLLAEHYSESFGYPALPFTFRSGVKVTFGGESWKLR, encoded by the coding sequence ATGATTCGTGTTCGACGATTTTCGTGTTTGTCTTTCGCTCTCTGCCTCAGCATGAAGCTGGCCGCACTCGGTGGCAGTGCGTCGATCTCCGGCACCGTAGTCGATCCCACTGGCGCCGTTGTCCGCGGAGCAACCGTCGACGTGTTGGCGCACAACACCACAGTGGTGGCGGTGACAACAGATGAGAGCGGGCACTACACCGCCGCCGTTCCGTCTGCGGGAACCTACGAGGTTCGCGTTCTTGCGCCCGGTTTTAACGCGAGTGAATCCGAGGCTGTTGTTTCTGCGAGCTCCGAAACAACCGTCCGCAATATCATGCTGCGCCTGAATCGCTTGTCTCAGGAGGTGACCGTTACGGCTACGGCCATTCCCACGCTCGAATCGCATCTGGGGGCCGCCGTAACCGTGCTGGGTGAGAACCAGATTGGCGGCACGGATGAGGTTCAGGAGCCATTGCGTTGGATTCCCGGCGTACAGATGGCGCAATCCGGGCGGGTCGGTGGAACCACGGCACTCTACATTCGCGGTGGAAACAGCGATGCCAACAAGGTGCTCATCGATGGCATTCCGATGAATAACATCGGCGGCTCGGTGGAGTTCGCCGATATCTCCTCCGCAGCTCTGAGCCGGGTGGAAGTCCTGCGCGGCCCCAACAGCTCCGCTTATGGCGCCGATGCCATGGCAGGCGTCGTGAGCCTGACAACGCGCTCGGGTTCCACTCCTCTCCCGGAGATCACGTATATCGGAGACGGCGGCAATTTTGCGAGCTTCCGTAATGAAGCCAGCGTGGGAGGGAAGTGGAAAACGGCAGATTACTTTGCCGACTTCTCGCGGCTCGACACTTCGAACGATCTTCCGAATGACCGCTTCCACATTGCTACCGCCAGCGGAAACGTCGGCTGGAACCTGTTCTCGAACTCCAGCCTTCGCGCCACGCTGCGCCACGATCAGCTTGCGGGAGGCCAGCCCAACGCGGTTCTCCTGTATGGCATTCCCGACGATGCCAAGCAGGTGAACGAAGACTCCTACTTCGGCGCTACATTCGAAACCCAAACCACCGCGGCGTGGCACAGTCTGGTCCGTTACGGAGGACTGCGGCTCCGGTCCAATTACACCGACTTTGCGCCAACAGGAATTCCCCAGTATCAGGACAGCGTTACCTACGCCAGCTGCACTCCCCAGACAGATCCTAACTGTGCTGTGGCGGACTATCTCGGCGCGCCCGTGACGATTCATGGTGCGAATGGCTACACCGTATCGGGACAGGCCATCTTCCAGTATCCGATGCAGTATCCGTACAGCTATCCGATTTCAACGGATCGGGACCTCGTGCAGGCGCAGTCGGACTATCGCGTTCGTCCTCATCTGCTGGCGCTGGTCGGGTTTGAATATGAAGATGAACGGGGCTACTCGGGAGGACGTTCCAACTCGATCGAGCGGAGAAACTCGAACTACACGCTCTTGTTTCAGGGCGACATCAAGGGCAGGCTCTTCTACACGATGGGTACCGGTGTTGAGAACAACGCATTGTTCGGCGTGGTACCGACCCCGCGCGCTTCGCTCTCGTATATGTTGAGACAGCCGATCCAATCCGCACTACTGGGTGGAACCCGCCTGCGTGCCAGCTTTGGCAAAGGCATTAAAGAGCCGAGCATCTTTGAGCAGACCGATTCGCTGCACGACCAACTGGCAGCGCTGCCGAATGGTTCGCAGATTATCTCGCAATATCACGTGGGGAAGATCGGACCGGAGTGGTCGCGTACATACGATGGCGGTGTTGACCAGGAACTCTTTCACGGACGAGCCAAAATAGGAATCACCTACTTCCATAACCAATTCACAAACGGTATCGAGTACATTCCCAGCGAGGGGCTCATCCAGCTAGGTGTCCCGTCGTCTGTGGCTAAAGCCGCAGCATACGGGGCAACTGTCAATTCGCAGGCATTCCGCGCACAGGGCGTTGAATCCGAGGCACAAGTTCAGATTCTTCGGGACCTGTTTGTGCGCGGCGGCTACACATACCTGGATGCGGTGGTCGAGCGTTCGTTCAGCTCCGACGCCATCGGACCAACCTACAACCCGAGCTTCCCGACCATTGCCATCGGCGCCTACTCACCTTTGATTGGATCGCGTCCGTTTCGCCGCGCACCGCACTCCGGCTACTTCGGCGTCAGCTATGCGCATGGAAGGTTTTCCTCGCAGATGACCGGAACGCTGGTGGGCAAGCGTGACGATAGTGACTTTCTTGCGTACGACGCAAACTACATGCCTACCATGCTGCTGCCGAATCGCAACCTGGATGGCGCGTACCAACGCGTCGATCTGAGTGCAAGCTACACGGTGACCTCGCATCTTCAGATGACCAGTCAACTCCAGAACCTGCTCGCGGAGCATTACAGCGAGTCGTTCGGCTATCCGGCTTTGCCGTTTACATTCCGCTCGGGTGTGAAGGTTACGTTCGGAGGTGAGTCCTGGAAACTGAGGTAG